CATCCAAGTAATGCTGTAAGTGGAAGAACTCTTCGACGCAGtcttctttgttttctAAATCCTCATAGTTTGGATCTTCTTTCTGTTTCTGGACCCTTTCTACACATTCCAAGTAATGATGTGTCAGGTTTTTACCTTCTTTCGTTTCTTGGCATTGGGTTCTTAATGTTTGAAGTTGATCTTGCtcttctccttcttcttcttcctcctcttcttcctcttcttcctcctcttctccttcttctACTTCCGCAGCTTCAACAGACTCCTACAGTATATGTTAGTAAAAATCGATAGACTTAGATGATATTGTATATGATACTCTGTAACATACattttcttcgtcatcGGTGTCTTCAGCTCTAGCTGTATAAGGACCGAACTGATCCCTTATTTCACCCATATAATCCACTAACGAGCCAAACATTGTTGTCTTTTACTTAATTCCAACGCTTTCCTAATAACACTAATGTCTTTGCACTTGCTACAGCTTCAACATCAATagagtatatatattgaattaGACTTTTCGGTGTATTACTCTATAAGGGGCCTTATTGCCGCAAGCTGCGTTCGGACAATTTAATTGGTTCAATAACGCAAATAAGTGCTGAGCCGAAAGTAGTTACTGAAGATCACCAAATACCAGCACGTACTTATTGATCAAGTTCCGTCGATTTGATGTCTCAAACTCGATTGAATAATCTATTAGTGACATTATATACCTACCGTTTTTCAAAGTATTAGAATATGGATGTATATCTACACTATGATTTGCAATTACTGGGCATTGTAAGGGCCTATTGGAATGTAGGACATGAATGACTGCAGGAAAGTGTAGTACCTACATcctcttttgaaatttctgatCTTGCAATATTTATggtaatttgaaatgattTTGGAATTCTATAAATGATTATCAACATATATacaatattattacttACCATCTCCTTTTACCGCCCTTTTTACGTATATTATCAGAAGCAGAGCCAGAAGTACGttttatttcatctttagAAATTACTAGGCCATTTCTGGTGGATCTACCAATTGTATTAATCTTAAGACCACGTTCTCTTTTGGCGTTTCTCtttttatctttacttTTCACACTTTCACCAATACGTCTCTCAATATCTTTCTTGTAAGTGGACTCGATCTTTCTAAACTGTCCTTTCTTCACTTTGGACAAAATAATACCACCATCTTTGGCATCTTGCTCGAAATTCTTAATACGCTGAACATGCTTGTCCACCATACCTTTTCTGACATTCATAGGAACTTTCtccaatttattaatttttttctcatgACCATTAGcctttgataaattctttaacCTCATCTCAAGGGTACGCAACCTTGCTTTACCCATTATCTGGTCATCCTGATAAACAATAGAATCATCGGCGCCATCTTTGATACTATCTAAACTTATGCCAGCATCACTGGCATTGTCATCCCTGGATCCATTACTAAATGCACTCAGTAAATGTGactctttcaaaaattgttgtaGTTCAACATcatttttcagattttctgcctcttcattttcatcttctttttcgTTCTTCTTATTCTTGGCCTCATTCCTTGCAATCCTTCTCGCTATTTTACCAAGTGTTTGACCACACCTTATCATCTTCTGTTCTTTCTTACTTGGCTCAATATACGTATCACCTGGCCCACTGAATTTGATCACTTTTGGTTGATGTGCTTTAACTTTATCTTTaacttcctcttcttcctcttcttcttctgcagAGCTCATACCCGTATGCTCATCTCCAGCGTCACTGTTGATGTCATTCTCATTGCTATCAGCTGCGGAACTATCCCTTCCTTCGCTTGCATCATGGCTTTCTTGCTCACTAGTGTTTTGAACATTTTTTGTCTTGTCTTCGAATCCCATGGACTCCAACGATCCAAACTGGCTTTCGAATGCTTTCCTTTGTAATTCTAAGGCATTCAAATACCCTTCATCCGTTGACATTTCGGTTTATTTGTAGTGTTATAGGCGCTGACTCTCTATTATGCCTGCTCAAATTTTGCGATGAGGTTAAGTTTTCgtatttttaaatttttttttgtcgtATATTGGATGAGGGACCTTTAACCTTGATAAAAAGTTGAATCAATAATggataaagaaaatctaGTAGCGTGAAGTATAGCAACACAGAAAAGCTAAGTCTAATGAGTACTGCTGGAATCCATATAAACAACAATCTAGCAATTCCTGATACGAGATTCGGTTATGTTTTCAGGAAAGCCGTCCAGAAAGAACTTCGCAAACAAGTGAAAGAAACTGACTCTGATAATAAACATATTAACAAAAATCTTATAATATGTAAAGTCATCGCAAGAGATGTCATTCTAATGCCATTCATACAGAGTATTTTATGGACAGGGTTCTTGATTTCCTTTAAACCATGTCTCAGGGGATTCATTCGATTTTGTCAGAGGCTTGGACCCATGATTAAAGGTTCAATTTTAGAAGGAAATATAGGGAAAAGTAAAACTTTATAGAATATTCATTAAGTTTATAGACGAAGATCTATGTACattaaaatttaaaaatctCATGACGAAAtggtaaaaataaaacagcCCTGTAGGGGGCTCGAACCCCTAACCTTGTGATTAAGAGTCACACGCGCTACCGATTGCGCCAACAAGGCCTGCATTTTGTTGTAACATAGAAGGGAGAACTACAATATTAAGATTTAAATTCATGTGGCTGCTTCCGAGAGCCAAACCTACACCCGGtgttcaatttattaaactAAATCtttcacattattgaatttggttgaatattactgaaaacttttcatagacGCAActgctggaaatggcattatactgacatttcaatgtttaGGTGGctagaatgacaaatttgGAATGttttagaagaattgaattatACAATATTGTGGTAATATAAGAAACAGTAAAGCTATCGGTGATAAACATTACATAATAATATGACAATGTGATAACTAGTGAATTTATCGGTAGCAAACATCAAAGAATGTTACAAATATGTATCTAGAACATGATATTGTTACAAAACAAGATGTATTGcaaaaaagtataaatactcaggtgaatactgaagtttgatcaaattttgtatcactgtatattatttattgtatattttatagataaccagtgcattatttgatatGACCACCGATTAATAAGAGTCACTTCAATTATTTGACTGACTTTTCACAACATGAACAATAATATCGATCATAATATACAAGAGACAAGATCTGACCTTCCTTTATGTCAATAATGCATTGGTTATATACAAGATGGACTATAACATAAACAAATATACTGGGAttcaaactttgatcaaacttcagtgttcacctgagtacttatactttttccaacgcatttttatttattatttttatcacATCCTAGATTCATAAGCCAATCCGATGTCATAATTATCATACCATAACTATTCTGTGTTGCCACATggtcgtgtttatcacgTCATGTTTAGCCGCCAATTGTTCTAGAACATTCTAgatttgtcattctaactatcaaaacattgaaatgtcagtataatGTCATTTCTAGCAGATATCCGGTCTAATGGTTACTTTCGAAAGCGAGTAGCCTTTAAGACATCCTACTATACTGTATGTGCTTGTCACTACTTCCAATGTTGGAGACCTAATGAGAGGCAGTCAGGGGCGCCACTTTCTTTTAGGATGTGGATATATCTTCTGTACTACCAGATGCCGTCATGCAGGCCTCAGGACCACTTTTGTTACattttaagaaatttattagCTCTCATGGTATAGCTGATGACTGCTAGTCTCAGTCTCCCCTTCTACCTTGCAAACATGTGATCTCTTATCTTTCCTGAAGACGATCAAAAAAGTTTATATTCGCTGGATAGATAAAGGAAGCATcgacattttcattaaaggGCTATtaattctgaaaaatacGCAAAGCAATCCAATAATTATTCTATATAGAAGTACGCCAAGTGATACTACAATGTTTTACGAGCATATCGATGCCACTAACGTGGGAAGGTGACTGATCGTTGTATTCCCCTCTCTTGAGGTGTTGCTAATCGATGAAATTGTAGTAGTAAGCAAGTTGTAACAATTAGTTATGATAAGCCAAACAAATAAAGTGTGAAATTAGAATTAAACTATATAGTAACAACCGATATTCTTCctgtcttttttttttttttttgtaacaGTTCCTTCCTTACACGGTACCATTCACTATCGTCAGGTGATGCCGCAGGGCAGGCCGGTCTTAACATCCCAGTCGACCTGGTAATGCCGACCGTAGACAGCCCCGCTGCTGTCAGACTATAGATGCTGGAGTGTGGTGTTGCTGTAGAACAATCCTCCGTGATGCATACCTATCGTGGTATTGCTGTCGACGACAACTAGGTTATCACTTCTGCTTGGCAGCCAAGATATGTCTCCTTTCCCGCCGGATACACAAGTGTTCTTCCCACCATCGCCACACCAGATGTAACTGGGCCAATCCTCGTTCGGCCCTATCAGCAGAAACCCCTTCCATGAACCCCCATGTGTGAGTTCCATACACCAGATCCCTGCCTTATTAAACCTAACATAGTTACCGAACGCTTTGTCAAGAGCACCCTCAATAGTAGATTCTTCGGCTGTAGTATCACAGTTCTGGCCTGTATTAGTGTATATCATTTtaatatcattgaaaacaCTTGTTCCCACCCCGCATGTCTTCTCTGCTGAATACATGTGGATGATGTGGGCCACTTTGGGTAGCACCTTCTCCCAGTCAAGGTACTGCCAGCCATCACCTATCATCCATTTAAGAGAATTATATACGGTGTTCAGGCAGATCTTGACATTCGTGCGTTCTTGAAGACCCGCGCCCATAGCATAGGATTCGTTCTTGAGTACAGCTGTCCCTGCGGATATATCTAGACTTAATCCTGCCCTGAGTACTAGTTCTTCAACGCCACTGTCTGCTTCAGCGGCGTCTAACGAGGCAGTAGTTGAAAAGCAGCCACATAAAAATAAGAGGTAGCAGAATATTGAACCAAATCCTTGCGATAAAAACATTCGTAATTTCATTAGCTACTTTACCGATAACAATAATGTTCTCTGGGGTCAATGTTTCCATTTACtatttttctatatataGAGCGTCCTCAATAAGAGAGGAAAAGATGTTCTCTCGATACTAGATAGTGTTTATTTATACCTTATAAATTCATGACTCTCTTGTCGACGACatgatgaaaagtttttcaCTTGGTGCTTGGCAGTTGTATTATGTCATACGATATTGCATGATGTTGCATAGTGTTGTATATGTTCTGTGTATTTTCACAATTTCTGAATTTTCCTATTATGGTAAACCATTCTGTGCACATTTTTCGTTGTCATTTCCCAATCCATAATATTCTCGTCTAACAAGATGTGCTATAATATTATAGACCCCAATCTCATTCCAAGAAAAGGTCTATAACGTCCCGGGTAGAATAGGCCTTCTTCAGAGTTGCTGCCTAACCCTTGCGCGTTCTTAATTTTAGAAACGGAGTCCCTATCTAGATCAACAAGACAAGATGAAGCAGTTCGCTTCGATTAGCGCATTACCCTGAGGTAACACATACCTGTGTGCCTCTCGTaatattgtttttcttgtttCCTCAGAAAGACATGCCGAAGCAGGAAAAAATGTCAAGAAGTGCTTCTCTCCTCAATTTGAGCGACTCGTTCATTGAACTTTCTCGAGACGAGTCAGCCTAAAAACAGAAAAACCATACACCTCTTATCGTGATTTTCAAGAGTAGCAACAGATCGGGATCTAAACTACTGAAACTCAGAGAAGAAAGTCGTCCAAACTGCCACTAGATCTTGAATGTTTATTGGTTCATAAGTATAATATAACATGAGATGCCATTCGAGAAAATAATCTTTGACACTTTGTCCGTCCTAGAGTCCTGTCAAGTACATACCTGTATACTCTGGTGCTTCCACTTGATTTATTCTACATCCTTTAGGAACGCCAAGCTTCCACTTGATTTATGTTGTCCTCCAACAAACATCCTCCCACTCTCTCTATTTCGAGAAGATGCCACGTGAAAACAGATCCTCATACCAACCTCGCAACGACAGTGCCTGTCATCGTTTAACAGGTTTCAGAGACACTCGAAGAGCATTGTTTCCTTTTCCTTGCGAGACAGCAGTCTAAACGGCTGTACTGAGGAGGAATCGCACATTCGATGGCGGTCCCCAGTGAACGAAAGAGACGACCCGAGCGTTAGACGGACcggaaaaattttccaagcAATGttaaaaaaggaaagatgGTGCCAATGTGCACACtaatggaaaagaaaacaagTGGATAAAGCAGTGGATGAAGCAGCTTTTTCCACCAGAGTATAGAACGAGTGGCTGTTTTAATGAACGAAATGTTATGTGTGTGTTGCTCGTAAATTCCCTTCTAATAAAAAGCCTCGTATCTTCATCACCAGTGTTTACTATCATCTATTATATAAAAGTAAAGTTGCTTACTATTtacattcaaaaataatgtttacttatatttcaagatttcaGCGATTGGTCTGGTTACTATTGCCGTTATTATAGTTCCATCGGATAAAACAAAAAGCTACTGCTATTTAATTAGcctttttttaaaaaaaaataatatcattgGATTGAACTGGATTTGACTTTGGCAATTTTAAATAGCGCCTTTTGCTAAAATGtccatttcaaaatatttcacacCGGTGTCAGATGCATCCGTTACGTTTGACGGGACAAATGTGGACTTAAGTGCCAACCTTAGCGCCGACGATGCCACTGATGGAATCcaaatttctcaattaAACGATGTCACTTTCAAAGCAGATGGTGGTGAAGTCGTGTTAGTCTTAGGTAAGCCAACTTCCGCCTTATTTAAGTCTTTATTCCACAGTgacaaaaatttaaattacGAACCACAAGGTTCTGTAAGGTTCAagacaaatgaaattaaggcttacaatgaaaaatgtcCTCATCAGATTATCTACAATAACGAACAGGATGTTCATTTCCCATTCTTAACAGTTAAACAAACTATCGATTTCGCATTAAGTTGTAAATTCGATATTCCAAAAGAAGAACGTGATACAATTAGAAATGATATCTTAAAGAATTTTGGTCTTTCTCACGTCTTAGATACTATTGTCGGTAACGATTTCTTCCGTGGTGTTTCTGGTGGTGAACGTAAACGTATCTCCATTATCGAAACTTTCATCGCCAATGGTTCTGTTTATCTATGGGATAACTCTACAAAGGGTCTCGATTCTTCCACTGCTTTAGATTTCTTAAGTATTTTACAAACAATGGCAAAGACTACTAAGTCTGTGAATTTTGTTAAGATTTCTCAAGCTTCtgataaaattgttgaaaaattcgataaAATCCTGCTGTTAAGTGATAGctatcaaattttctacGGTACCATCGATGAGTGTATGACACATTTCCGTGAAACTTTAGGGATTGagaaaaatccaaatgatTGTATGATTGAGTATTTAACTTCCATCTTAAACTTACAATTCAAGAGTACTCAAAATATATCCGATACCAGTATTTCTAGATCTGCAAGCAATCCAAAAGATGATTTCGAAGTTAAGCAATATCCATCATCATTCAGATCAGAATCTTACTTATACAATCAATGGATCAATTCCCCAAACTATAATTACTGGAAACAGGCTACTTCGGATGCTATAAACAATTCAAATGGAAACACACTAAATCCAGAAGATATCACCCCAGTTTATAACATTCCAATCACTAAACAACTCAATCTTGTTATCAGGAGAGCCTTTCAAAGAAGTTTAGGTGACAAAATCTATTTGTCTGCTCAAATGATCTCAATTATTATCCAATCTATCGTTATTGGTTCCCTTTTCTATAATACCCCACGTACCACTATTGGTTCTTACTCAAGAGGTTCATtgactttcttttcattgttGTTCTTCACTTTCCTTTCTTTAGCTGAAATGCCTTCCGCTTTCCAAAGACAACCAGTCATTACAAAACAAGCAAAATTACGTTTCTATCACCTATGGGTTGAATCGTTGGCTACAACCATCTTTGACTACAGTTACAAATTCATATTGGTCGTGGTCTTCTCCATTCTATTGTATTTCTTAGCTCATTTACAATATAATGCGGCcagattcttcatcttcttaCTTCTATTAACTACCTATAATTTCTCTATGgtgtcattattttctcttATCTCATTATTAACTCCAACCTTAGCTATTGCTAATTTAGTTGCTGGTATTTTATTGTTAGCAATTGCAATGTACGCTTCTTACGTTATCTACTTGAGTGGTATGCATCCATGGTTCAAATGGATTGCTTGGATCAATCCTTCCATGTATGCCATGGAAGGTATCTTAAGtaatgaattattcaatatgAAATTAAGTTGTGCTGATTCTATTGTTCCAAGAGGTGTGGGTTATGATAATGTTTCTTTTACCAAGAGAGCATGTGCATGGCAAGGTGCTACCCTCGGTAATGACTACGTCAGAGGCCAAGATTATTTGTCCACTGGTCTATCATACAGTTACAGTCATGTCTGGAGAAATTTCGGTGTCATCATAGCTTTCattgttttcttcatctgttGTTCGTTAGTTGCTGCCGAATATATTAAGCCACGTTATAATGATGCTTCTAAGAAGGACACAATTTCCTCCTGGATTCCATTTGTCAATAGTTCTAGAAATGCTAACAATGCTGTTGATATGGCTACTAGACCAAGAAGATCtgaatcattttcatcgatATCTATCATCAATTCTACCAAGTCTGCTGACGGTACTTTAGAAGAAACTAGTGTTGAAGGTGTTGCTTCACAGAAACATATAATTTCatggaaaaatatcaactaTACCGTTGCCGGTAATAAACAGTTGATCAACGACGTCTCCGGTTATATTAGTTCTGGTCTAACTGCCTTAATGGGTGAATCTGGTGCAGGTAAAACGACATTGTTGAATGTTTTATCTCAACGTACTGAAAGTGGTGTCGTAACTGGTGAACTTTTAATTGATGGACAGCCTCTAACCAACATAAACGCTTTTAGAAGAAGTATTGGTTTTGTTCAACAACAAGATATTCATTTGGAACTGTTGACCGTTAAGGAATCTCTTGAAATCTCTTGTATTTTAAGAGGTGATGGTGACAAAGACTATATTTTAACTGTTTCTAAGTTATTAAAACTTCCTTTAGACAAAATCGTTGCCGATTTAACACCCACCCAAAAGAAACTGTTATCCATTGGTGTGGAATTAGTTACTAAGCCTTCtttacttttatttttggatgAACCTACCTCTGGTCTAGATTCTGAAGCTGCGTTAACcattgttcaatttttgaagaaactttCTGAACAAGGACAAGCTATTTTCTGTACTATCCATCAACCTAGTAAGAGTGTTATCAGTTactttgataatattttcctACTGAAGAGAGGTGGTGAAACTGTTTATTTTGGCCCAACTTCTGATGCATGTGATTACTTCATGAAATACAATCCTTCCCTTACCTTTAATCCTGAAGCTGAAAATCCTGCTGATTTTATTATCGACGTTGTCGGTAGTAACAATACTGGAACTGATAGCGATGAGATTGCTGAGGCTAAGCCAACTGTAGAGACGAAATGGGCTGAAGTATGGAGCAGATCTCAAGAAAGAGCCTCTATTGAGAACGATTTACTTGACTTGGAAAATGAAGCCCGTGGCGCTGGTATTGATTTCTCTCAGCGTGCTTGGACACCACCAAGCTACATGGGACAACTCCGTTTGATTTTAAGAAGACAATATATTGTTACTAAGAGAGATAAATCTTATGTTGGAGCTAAATACGCGTTGAATGGTGGTGCAGGTCTCTTTATCGGTTTCTCTTTCTGGAGAATCAAAGAATCTATTATTGGCCTTCAatattctcttttcttctgtTTCATGGCACTTTGTGTGTCATCTCCATTGATTAATCAAGTTCAAGATAAAGCCTTAAAAAGTAAAGAAGTTTTTATTGCTAGAGAATCTAGATCGAACACTTACCACTGGTCCGTATTATTGCTGGCTCAACTTCTTATTGAGTTACCCTTAGCTATTACAAGTTCTACCTTATTCTTCCTGTGTGCCTATTTCTGTTGTAACTTCGATAACTCCCCTCATATTGCTGGTGTTTTCTACTTAAACTACATTGTATTCGCTGCCTACTATTGTACATTCGGTCTATGGTTGATATATGCTTCTCCAAACTTACAAACAGCTGCCGTTTTAGTTGCCTTCTTTTACAGTTTTACGGCCTCCTTCTGTGGGGTTATGCAACCAAAAGCCTCAATGGGCTGGTGGATCTGGATGTATTGGGTTTCACCATATACCTACTTCATTGAAACTTTTGTTTCTCTAGTGTTACATGAGAGACCAGTTGTTTGTGGTGTATCTGATCTAGTTCCTGGTACACCACCAACCGGAGAAACCTGTGGTGATTACTTAGCTAATTATGTTGCTGAACACGGTGGTTACGTGTACAGACCAACTGCCACAAATGTGTGTGCATACTGTACTTATAAGGATGGTGATGAATTCTTGAAGGTTGAAAGCATGTCTTATGATCACATCTGGAGAAACTTCGGTATTCAAGTTGCGTATGTAGGCTTCAACATCTTCGCTATGTTTGGTGGTTACTATTTGACTTATGTACGTAACTTCTGGCCAGGTGTCTTCAAAGTCATTAGCATGTTGATCCCATTCAAATCACAAATTAGAAAGGCTATTAAGAaatagataatttatttttctcatGTAAGTTTTCTGTAATTTACATCCTATTTAGAATTTTGtattaataaatattacCCAAGTTAATTACTAATAAACTAAGTTTAAAGTTTTTTCATTCCATTAGATGACTAGAaggatatatatatgtaataTCCTATATGAATATgcaattaaattatttatcaaaattcgAAATTTTGTCCGACCACATTTTGTTGATGGCCATCcgttttcttcttaaaTTATTCAGTTCGTGAACAGAGCACCAACCACTTTCCtcaaaattcttctctATTATTTGGAACCTTTGATCTTCAAGTTTCTTTGTTTGAGCTAAAAGTTTCAGATATTCATCAACATGAATGTTATCACTTCCGTGACCATATTTGTCCGCCAGTAAACCTGTTTGTTTAATTAAAGAAACCACATCTAAATCTGTAACATCCTCAGTCACGTAAACCGTAGGCACGTGTTCTTTCAAACTTGATATGTTGACCATGATTTTCTGATCAGCCGACCTTAGAGGTATCCTTGATACTGTCTTCACAGAATCCTTGCGCCTTGGGAGATTGAAATAATCCACTCCTGTATACTTGGTGTTTTTAGGCGAGAGTACaccatcatttttatcGAACGAAGAAGCAGTATCCATAGCTGTACCTGCTGTTTTatttaaattgaaatttgaagttgATACAACccttttgatattattattagatgaacTTATTATCCTAGAAAATCCACGTTTAACTTTTGAACTTATCGATGAAGTTCTCGTTAAAGTTATTGAATGGTTGCTAGATAAGGAGTTGGTCCTTGTTCTTTCTAGATGCATTTGATTATGAATGTCTGAAAATGAAGGACTGATTGTACCTGGAGTATTAGGAGTTTCAACGTCAATATCTTTGTTTATCTTGAAAGACGCCTTTCTTAACATTGCACTGGAGGCCCTCCGTATTAGTCCGATTTTTGGTGGGCTTGTTGTATTGGAATCGTACTTCAACGTTGGTGATGGCATGTGAGGTAGATTCATTGACAATAAATAAGTTCCCtcaagagaaaaatttgtcGACTTGGTTTTTATATGACCCGTGATTCCCTTTGTTGCGGTATAGGGACTCTCAATAACAGATCTTTCAATCGATGTATTCAAATGTGGTAAATTAATATGCTTTGGACTATCTGTACTGTCTCGAATACTTGAATTAGCTAGATATCTAGGTACGTTTGTAGTAGAGGAATTACTTGCTATTTTTTCCAAGGATGTTGATTCTTCTACCAGACTCGAAACATCTTTAGCACCTATTGCCAAATCATCACTCAATAAAGTGCtagaaattttctttaatgtTATCTTTGCCGGTTGTTCCAATTGATTCGAATTACTATCATGGCCACTTGTATTGACACTATTTGATCTACCTGTAGTAGCAGGAATTTCCAGTGCTTTAGCTAAATCAAACGACGTATTAGGATCCGCTTCATCCATGTGTTTATCCAATATATGAGGTTCCACAACGCCCACAGTGGTTGTCGCACCTGCTATATTATTGGTAACCTCTTCAGTGTTGTGTGTTGGAGGATAAAATTTCGTTTCTTCGTCTACGTTGGTACTAATCTCGAGATTATCTATTTCTAATTCTGATGGGTTTGGTAAAGGAGGAAGCAGAGAAAACTCCTCATGACTATTCATCTTATTCGCACTCTCTGGTAAGATTTCCTTGACATCATGATGACTTATATTATTCGTATTACTATGACCAGTTGGACTCATACCGTTAACAGGTGCTGAGAATGCACTAATTTCCGAATTATTTGAACTGTTATCGTTATTTGTTAAAAAAGAGTTTGCTGCATCGAGAGGTGTCGTAATACTCAAAGAACTTTGGTCTGTTTGTAATCTGGTCAATTCaatgtcttcttcttctttaatatcGTCCAAATGAGTGGCTGCACCGGTTAACGTTGTTGAAACTGAGTTAAAATTGCTTATATTTGTGAGATTCATTATCAGCACAGGTGGCTGGTTCGAAGTATTTTGAAGAGTACCGTTTCCCTTGACGGATATATTTCGATTTGAAGGAGATGAGCTTGATAAATCCATTATTGATTCCAAAAATGCAGAttagtttcttttttcacaCTATCTACTACGGAATCGATCATATAATCAATACAGGGTTTTTGGTAAGTTGGCTGTACAATCAAATGTGTATAATCGAATTCGGTGATTGTGACGGAACGACAGTAAAGATTTGAAGTTAGACTGTTGCAACGTCGAAAAGTGGGTTGATTAGTAGAAAagtttgataaaattttccagCTTACTTTTTCTCTCTCATGTTACTCGCGCATTT
The genomic region above belongs to Kazachstania africana CBS 2517 chromosome 7, complete genome and contains:
- the QCR6 gene encoding ubiquinol--cytochrome-c reductase subunit 6 (similar to Saccharomyces cerevisiae QCR6 (YFR033C); ancestral locus Anc_7.190) — its product is MFGSLVDYMGEIRDQFGPYTARAEDTDDEENESVEAAEVEEGEEEEEEEEEEEEEEGEEQDQLQTLRTQCQETKEGKNLTHHYLECVERVQKQKEDPNYEDLENKEDCVEEFFHLQHYLDGCTTPRLFSKLK
- the FAF1 gene encoding Faf1p (similar to Saccharomyces cerevisiae FAF1 (YIL019W); ancestral locus Anc_7.192), whose protein sequence is MSTDEGYLNALELQRKAFESQFGSLESMGFEDKTKNVQNTSEQESHDASEGRDSSAADSNENDINSDAGDEHTGMSSAEEEEEEEEVKDKVKAHQPKVIKFSGPGDTYIEPSKKEQKMIRCGQTLGKIARRIARNEAKNKKNEKEDENEEAENLKNDVELQQFLKESHLLSAFSNGSRDDNASDAGISLDSIKDGADDSIVYQDDQIMGKARLRTLEMRLKNLSKANGHEKKINKLEKVPMNVRKGMVDKHVQRIKNFEQDAKDGGIILSKVKKGQFRKIESTYKKDIERRIGESVKSKDKKRNAKRERGLKINTIGRSTRNGLVISKDEIKRTSGSASDNIRKKGGKRRW
- the KAFR0G02990 gene encoding uncharacterized protein (similar to Saccharomyces cerevisiae ADL119W (Scer_YGOB_ADL119W); ancestral locus Anc_7.195) encodes the protein MSTAGIHINNNLAIPDTRFGYVFRKAVQKELRKQVKETDSDNKHINKNLIICKVIARDVILMPFIQSILWTGFLISFKPCLRGFIRFCQRLGPMIKGSILEGNIGKSKTL
- the KAFR0G03000 gene encoding uncharacterized protein, with amino-acid sequence MKLRMFLSQGFGSIFCYLLFLCGCFSTTASLDAAEADSGVEELVLRAGLSLDISAGTAVLKNESYAMGAGLQERTNVKICLNTVYNSLKWMIGDGWQYLDWEKVLPKVAHIIHMYSAEKTCGVGTSVFNDIKMIYTNTGQNCDTTAEESTIEGALDKAFGNYVRFNKAGIWCMELTHGGSWKGFLLIGPNEDWPSYIWCGDGGKNTCVSGGKGDISWLPSRSDNLVVVDSNTTIGMHHGGLFYSNTTLQHL
- the KAFR0G03010 gene encoding uncharacterized protein (similar to Saccharomyces cerevisiae PDR11 (YIL013C) and AUS1 (YOR011W)) produces the protein MSISKYFTPVSDASVTFDGTNVDLSANLSADDATDGIQISQLNDVTFKADGGEVVLVLGKPTSALFKSLFHSDKNLNYEPQGSVRFKTNEIKAYNEKCPHQIIYNNEQDVHFPFLTVKQTIDFALSCKFDIPKEERDTIRNDILKNFGLSHVLDTIVGNDFFRGVSGGERKRISIIETFIANGSVYLWDNSTKGLDSSTALDFLSILQTMAKTTKSVNFVKISQASDKIVEKFDKILLLSDSYQIFYGTIDECMTHFRETLGIEKNPNDCMIEYLTSILNLQFKSTQNISDTSISRSASNPKDDFEVKQYPSSFRSESYLYNQWINSPNYNYWKQATSDAINNSNGNTLNPEDITPVYNIPITKQLNLVIRRAFQRSLGDKIYLSAQMISIIIQSIVIGSLFYNTPRTTIGSYSRGSLTFFSLLFFTFLSLAEMPSAFQRQPVITKQAKLRFYHLWVESLATTIFDYSYKFILVVVFSILLYFLAHLQYNAARFFIFLLLLTTYNFSMVSLFSLISLLTPTLAIANLVAGILLLAIAMYASYVIYLSGMHPWFKWIAWINPSMYAMEGILSNELFNMKLSCADSIVPRGVGYDNVSFTKRACAWQGATLGNDYVRGQDYLSTGLSYSYSHVWRNFGVIIAFIVFFICCSLVAAEYIKPRYNDASKKDTISSWIPFVNSSRNANNAVDMATRPRRSESFSSISIINSTKSADGTLEETSVEGVASQKHIISWKNINYTVAGNKQLINDVSGYISSGLTALMGESGAGKTTLLNVLSQRTESGVVTGELLIDGQPLTNINAFRRSIGFVQQQDIHLELLTVKESLEISCILRGDGDKDYILTVSKLLKLPLDKIVADLTPTQKKLLSIGVELVTKPSLLLFLDEPTSGLDSEAALTIVQFLKKLSEQGQAIFCTIHQPSKSVISYFDNIFLLKRGGETVYFGPTSDACDYFMKYNPSLTFNPEAENPADFIIDVVGSNNTGTDSDEIAEAKPTVETKWAEVWSRSQERASIENDLLDLENEARGAGIDFSQRAWTPPSYMGQLRLILRRQYIVTKRDKSYVGAKYALNGGAGLFIGFSFWRIKESIIGLQYSLFFCFMALCVSSPLINQVQDKALKSKEVFIARESRSNTYHWSVLLLAQLLIELPLAITSSTLFFLCAYFCCNFDNSPHIAGVFYLNYIVFAAYYCTFGLWLIYASPNLQTAAVLVAFFYSFTASFCGVMQPKASMGWWIWMYWVSPYTYFIETFVSLVLHERPVVCGVSDLVPGTPPTGETCGDYLANYVAEHGGYVYRPTATNVCAYCTYKDGDEFLKVESMSYDHIWRNFGIQVAYVGFNIFAMFGGYYLTYVRNFWPGVFKVISMLIPFKSQIRKAIKK